The Peromyscus eremicus chromosome 11, PerEre_H2_v1, whole genome shotgun sequence genome includes a window with the following:
- the LOC131921915 gene encoding small nuclear ribonucleoprotein E-like yields MEYRGQGQKVQKGMAQPINLIFRYLQNRSQIQVWLYEHVNMRIEGCIIGFDEYVNLVLDDAEEIHSKTKTRKQLGRIMLQRDNITRLQSVSN; encoded by the coding sequence ATGGAGTACAGGGGCCAGGGCCAGAAGGTACAGAAGGGGATGGCACAGCCCATCAACCTCATCTTCAGATACTTGCAAAATAGGTCTCAGATTCAGGTCTGGCTGTATGAGCATGTGAATATGCGGATAGAGGGTTGTATTATTGGCTTTGATGAGTACGTGAACCTTGTATTAGATGATGCAGAAGAAATTCACTCTAAAACAAAGACAAGGAAACAACTGGGTCGGATCATGCTGCAAAGAGACAATATTACTCGGCTCCAGAGTGTTTCCAACTAG